One genomic segment of Rhizobium gallicum bv. gallicum R602sp includes these proteins:
- a CDS encoding LysR family transcriptional regulator, translating to MDSSDVTLERMRTFIRVAERGSLSAVAREFGVGQSTVTRHLRELEEAVGVPLLSRTTRRVALTDEGSRYYANSVQILRLVEQAGDEARGTRGATAGTIRISCTAAFGVLHVSRLIFAFQDRYPDIGVDLSLTDERVDLVREGVDIALRLGPLTDSSMKLRALGQSRRLLVASPDYLAARGKPVVPQDLLGHEGIRMSNVAGSDMLALRGPGGEDHAVPFEGRFRVDHGLAARQAMVAGRGIAPTHQWLVDDLVTAAKLEVILPDYSLRPVPLSMLIVPERAGVARVRLLVDFLVEQIGGIAGIEKPQRFGAQA from the coding sequence ATGGATAGTTCAGACGTTACGCTGGAACGTATGCGAACCTTCATCCGTGTTGCCGAACGCGGCAGCCTGTCGGCGGTCGCGCGCGAGTTCGGGGTCGGTCAGTCGACGGTCACGCGGCATTTGCGGGAGCTTGAGGAGGCCGTCGGCGTGCCTCTGCTGAGCAGGACCACCCGGCGTGTCGCGCTGACCGATGAAGGCAGCCGATATTATGCCAACAGCGTCCAGATCCTGCGCCTTGTCGAACAGGCCGGCGATGAGGCGCGGGGCACGCGCGGTGCGACGGCCGGCACGATCCGGATCTCCTGCACTGCGGCTTTTGGGGTTCTGCACGTCAGCCGGCTGATCTTCGCGTTTCAGGACCGCTATCCCGATATCGGAGTCGACCTCAGCCTTACCGATGAGCGTGTCGACCTTGTGCGGGAAGGCGTCGATATCGCGCTTCGCTTAGGCCCGCTCACCGACAGTTCGATGAAGCTGCGGGCGCTCGGCCAGTCCCGGCGTCTGCTCGTCGCGTCACCGGACTATCTTGCAGCGCGGGGCAAGCCGGTTGTCCCGCAGGATTTGCTCGGTCATGAAGGCATCCGTATGTCGAATGTGGCAGGGAGCGACATGCTCGCTTTGCGGGGGCCTGGAGGCGAAGACCATGCCGTTCCCTTTGAAGGGCGCTTTCGGGTCGACCATGGGCTTGCTGCACGCCAGGCCATGGTCGCCGGGCGCGGCATCGCACCGACCCATCAATGGCTTGTCGACGATCTCGTGACGGCTGCCAAGCTTGAGGTGATCTTGCCGGACTATTCGCTGCGGCCTGTCCCGCTCAGCATGCTGATTGTCCCCGAACGCGCCGGCGTTGCCCGGGTCCGGCTGCTCGTCGACTTCCTCGTCGAGCAGATTGGCGGCATTGCGGGGATCGAAAAGCCGCAGCGCTTTGGCGCACAAGCTTAA